The region gcaTCCGTCCCCATCCGTCCCCATCGCTgggccgcggcgcggccgggagGGCCGCGCGGGTGCTGGGCGGCCCGGGGGAGCGGTGGAGGGGTGTTCCGTTCCGCTCCGCGCCCGATTTGCGGTGAGCGGGGCCGGTGCGGGTAAGGCCGGGTCTGGGCCCAACCCGCCCGCAGCGcggcgccgcccggcccgggctgccgggagcggggctgcccggccaGGCCGCAGCGTTCTCCCCGGTGCAGGGCGGGCCGGGCTCGGTGGCCGGTAGcccgcccggggaggggggggggtctcGGCTGCTGGCGGTGTCGGGGAGCGCCGGCCTCTCCTTGGGCGGTCGCTGCCCGGATGAGGAGATCGAGACGCGGTTTTAAACGGCGTCCTTGTCGGGGAGGTTCATAAGCCTTTTAAAGCCAAATCGAAGGATTTGCTCTCTGGGAGAGCAGGGCTAGGCTGGGAGGTTGCCCGGCCGGTGAAATGCCTGCGAAAATGCATTTCCAAGGTGGAGGGGGAGCTCTTTTAAGTGCGCAGGTGTTTGAGGCACAAGAAGGAAGAACGTGTTTCTTGCTTGCAGCCGAAGGGAAAGAAGGCCAAGGGCAAGAAAGTGGCACCGGCCCCTGCTGTAGTCAAGAAGCAGGAGGCCAAGAAGGTCGTCAATCCCCTCTTTGAGAAGAGGCCCAAGAACTTTGGCATTGGTGAGTAAGTGGATATTCGGGCTACTCAAGGTCTTTTTGTTCTATGGACAGACATCTGAATTGTAAAGGGAGGTGTATTGTAATGAAGCTGTAGAGTGGAAAGTGATGAAGACAGTTGCCTTGCTGCCTGCAGTTGAGGGCTGTCCTTCATTAGCTATATGAAGGTAGAGATGGACAATTTGCTGAATTTCCCACATTACATAGATTCACGATGTGATTCTGTTGTGATAAATCTTGCCGGTTTGTGTGTGGGGTGCTAAATCAATTCAGACTTTGGTAGTGCTGTTTTTGTACGGTGTGCAGATGATGTGAAAGAATATTTGCTATCTGAGTGATAGTGCTGACACGTTACCACCAAGATCACTGATGCACTCGTGCCTATTCCACGCTGTTGCTGTCTGGGTTTGGGACAGCTTTGAGTTAAAGTCTGTATTTTTAGGACAGGACATCCAGCCGAAGCGTGATCTCACACGTTTTGTGAAATGGCCGCGCTACATCAGACTGCAGCGCCAGAGATCCATTCTTTACAAACGCTTGAAGGTGCCTCCTGCCATTAACCAGTTCACTCAGGCTTTGGACCGCCAGACAGGTAAGGATGTGCCCCACAAAGTTCTCTTGACTTTGGGTCGTTGGTGGGATATGtctcagagaaaagaaactaaTATAAGAGTTAACAAAGGTAAGTGGGAGAGTATCTTTCGAATCATTTTAGGGAGGCTGTAATAGTGACTGGGGTGATGTCAACAGCAAGCTGCTGTCTGAATTTGCTGGCTTCGGTCTAGATAGCTGCTATGTGCTttggaaaaggaacagaaaataccaGTGCTCCCACTTAATGACCCAAACTCGGTTATCTTAACTGCATGTTCCCATCGGAGTCCGTTCTTCCAGCTTGATGTAGAACCACGTAGGGTTCTCTTATCTGTGTAAACAGATAGCTTGAGGAAACTATGAGCACAGCATTTGGGGGGGTAAGCCAGCATCCTGCAGGCTGAGACCGATACAGGGGAAGAAGGGACTTCAGGGCCTTCTGTGAAATGAGTAAGTAGTCTTTTCCAGGTGACAGTGTCTATGCAAGAAACTTTGCAGCATATGTAGAGTAACTCCCTCGTAGATGTTGCCAAACAAGTTGCTTGCTTTAAAGGAGAAAGTGCACTGCCTTTAGCCGTAATTGCTGTGGGGGTCAACAGGCATTTCCTCACCCAAACAGTGAAGGAGCTCTCTCTGCCAACAGAGGTGCATGTAGAGGTAAATACAGGCTCTAGAAGTGCTCTCGTCTTGCACTGTGCGAATGATGCtaactttttccttcctaaataCACTTGATGACAACTACCAAGATCGCTGATGCACTGcagtctttttaaaagtaatgcttagatttttttttttccaggtcacGCAACTAACTAACTAGTAGATGTTTTCTTCCAGCTACACAGCTCCTGAAGCTGGCGCACAAATATAGGCCGGAAAATAAGCAAGAGAAGAAGCAGAGGCTGCTGGCTCGTGCTGAGCAGAAAGCTGCGGGAAAGGGAGATGCGCCGACTAAGCGGCCACCGGTCCTCCGAGCAGGTGACTTTGTACATGGACTTGGCTGCTTGCATATATGGGAGCGTGGTGCTTTGTAGGAGAGAACGCTGATGTGTTGGTGCTCTGCTCCAACCAAACAGGACTGGACAAGCTATTGCGATGATGTATGAATTTCTTCACCTGAGCTCAAAGTGAAGAGCAAAACAGACGAGCTTTTTAACCCTGAGCTTTAGCAGATTGTCCATGGAATatcttctctgtgctgctgaatgGATGTGAAAAGCTTTCACAACTTTCATAACGAAGCTGCGCTGTGGAATCTGAGCTGGGTGTATGAGGCTTATATGAAAGCTCTGAAAATAGACTGAGCGGAATCAAAGCTTACCTATAACTTGTTTTTCAGGTATTAACAGTGTCACGACTCTGGTAGAGAACAAGAAAGCTCAGCTTGTAGTTATTGCCCACGATGTGGACCCCATTGAGGTAAGCGTACTCACTGGTACGTGTTACAGGCTACCTGTGTAACCCAAGCTGAGGTCAGAACTGGGCTTGGggtgaaaatgcattttaggaCTAATTTATTGTGTGAAAAGAGAATGCataaaaagatgtatttatcAGAGCTGGAATACTTAGGTGTGTTCATAGTTGTCCTGGTATTACAATGAGGCTTGGCCCTTGCAATGATGTATGAATTTCTTCACCTGAATCAACAATGAAGAGCAAAACGAGCTTTTTAACACTGAGCAATTGCCACAGCCCAGGCTgattcaaagaataaaaagatgtTCTCCCTCAGTTACACAGCACGctccctttcttttcagctggTGGTCTTCTTGCCAGCTCTGTGCCGCAAGATGGGAGTGCCGTACTGCATCATCAAGGGCAAGGCCAGACTGGGGCGACTGGTCCACAGGAAAACTTGCACCTCTGTTGCTTTCACCCAAGTGAACCCGTAAGTACTCTGTGCTGACTTGATCCACTGTAGTGGAGAAAGCAAACTGCCCGTAAGCACAGACACTAGGGCAGGTGGATATCAAACTTGGGTGTCTCTAGTTTAAAGTAGTAAAACTCAAAAATACTACCTCTGTAACATCCAGTATAGATGTCCTTTTGGATTAAAAGCTCTATCGGATCCTGAAGATACAGGTTACTTTGACTTACCAAAATGCATGGTTACTCTAAAatacatagaatcacagaatcatttaggttggagaagagctttaagatctaccagtccaaccattaacctaacactactaagtccaccactaaaccagttaagggtagagtaataatttcatgtttcctggcttggtggctggattattttttaatgaaagtaaaaactaggaatcattaaggttggaaaggatctcttaagatcatcagtccaaccatcaacccaacaccactatgcccactaaaccatgtcccagagtgccacgtctgcccattttttgaacacttccagggatggtgactccaccacctctctgggcagtctgctCCAATGCTTCACtgctctttcagaaagaaatttcttctaatatctaatctaaagCTCCCCTGATGCAACATAGATGGAACTATTAACCTTAAGCTGAGCAGTGCAGATTCCTAAAGCATTTGTGGTTGGAGGGATTAACCCTTTGCAAATGCTGCTTATGCTTATCCTGAAAAGTCACGTTGCCACTATGAGCTCTTAAATCCCGAGGCAAAAGATTTATGGAAAATGTTAAATCGAGGCTCTTAAAGGAACTAAAACTATTGCCCACAGGGAGGATAAGGGAGCCCTTGCAAAGCTGGTGGAAGCTGTCAAGACCAACTACAATGACAGATATGATGAGGTAAGATTCTCTGTGCTGCTAGCCTTGTCTTTTAGTTTATGCTGTTAACATCCCCAAAAGCTTCCCAGTGAAACATGAATTATTTCAGACATAGTGACATCAGCTCAAAGCCTGTTGGGTGTGTTGTACCTAGATTTGCCTATGATGTATCCAGATTCTTCACTTGAGGGTGGGATAAAATGTGAACGCTGTCCCCAAGTTACAAGTAAATGGAGCTATCACAGGGCTAGGACTGTAGAGAGAGTAACAGCTTCTGCTAGGCTCAACTCCATCCCCCAAGTCGAGGAGTTACATGATAAGCCAGCACCATTCATGGGGAAGGATTTTAAATTCTTGTATCTCTGCGCTGCCCTGAAACGTGGTTCACTGCTTGAAATGTGTAGGACTTCCTAGTTGAGGGAGCTCTTccctttctgcagaaaggaatGGAATTGAGCAAGTTGATTGAATGATGTAGTAGGAGATTGTATGAGGCATCTAACCTGTTCTCACTTCTTTGCAGATCCGTCGTCACTGGGGTGGTAACGTCTTGGGTCCAAAATCTGTGGCTCGCATTGCGAAGCTTGAAAAAGCAAAGGCTAAAGAACTGGCCACTAAGCTGGGCTAAAGATGTACTGGATTGCTACCGTGTTTTCTGTACATAAAAAGAATAAACCCCCAGATTAAGTTTCTGTGGTCTCTTAATGGGAGCGTTGCAGGTAGTGGATAGCACGTTAGTGTTACCTCACTTCTCTGTTTGCCTTCCATCAAATGATTGAATAGTGCTGCACAGAAACAGCTGCATACAGCAGGTTCTTACTTTACTTGGAACAACTGCCCTTAACTACTAGTCCTATGCAGTAATTCCTCTCCTTCGAACACACAGGCCATcaacagcagctcagctgtgcaTGCTGTGTGATCATCAACTTCAGTGGGCTAGGCTAGCTCCGGCTTGAAGCCTAGCTTGCTTATGCAACTCTCTCAGTTGGAAATTGGCTCTAGATCATCTCCATTAGTACTTAAGACTCAGTTATGCTATGGGTTAACTGGGGTGTTAACACCATTTTAGCAGGCTAACCAGCGGGGGCCCTCTTAGGAGGTCTGTAGTGCCTCTTCCAGGGCACGGATGGTCCGTGAGGGCAGGCTGAAGTGGTGGAATAATTTAGACCttgtccttctgttctttcctgACTGCTGACTTGGTCTTGCGGCAGGCTACCAGGCTTAATAAGGCTCCAGCTGAGGTAGGCCCTTCTTGGTTTTGCTAGCCCTCATCACACTCTTACAAAGCCACAGGCTGCCTCACCCAGCTAGATGTGAGTATCCATGGTAACCTTCAAGTCTGTCAATTAAGATGCAAGATGCACAATGCAAGTCACAACGCAAGCACCTATAGGCCCTCTTTATTCTGCTGCAACTGCTGTGAACCACTCCTGAATTCAGGAATGATCACTCAGTGCAAAAAACCTGATTCACAAAATCCCTTGCCATCttttggaaaatacagcagcagagaagTTAAAATGTTGTGGCCTATAACGaaccacaacagaaaaatgtatcCTTGAGATTAGAGCATCAATCAGCCTCACTAGAAGTCTCAACAGCTACTGAGAATTTGAAGGTCAATGCTTCCAAGCTGCAGCTGAATCGCAAATGTAGGAGCTCAGAGTCTGCATCAGTTGCTTACAGTATTTGCAGCTTGATAGCTGCATGCGCTTACTGAATGTGTTGCCCTGAAAGCCTGGGTGCTTCAGTTTTTCAGGACTGATCAGACTGCTGTCTTCCATAAAAGTCTGCTCTTGCCGGTAgtacagaagagaagaaattagCCCTTCCCCTCACAGAGGTATCTTCTGTATAAATTTTCTGTACCACAAGAATGAAGTTGCAGCGCATAAGCCATAcctatgaaagaaaacaaaagcacacatTCACACCTTTTCAAGATGGGCCAGACCTTCCCTAAGTTGACTGGTGCAATAAAACACAATTATTTCAAATTGCCTTGTGAGTGTTACTTAGGTTAAAACTTCGGGCTTTTTGTAGCTTAAGAGCTCACTCATCCAGTATCACTGATGCAGGAGCAAGAATGCCAGGCAAAAATTGCTCCCTTGCTTTCAACAGAACACAGTTCAAtgcattttccttcaaaaaaccAGGTGGAAGTTCAGTCAAAGGCCAGCTGGGTAACTTACCAGGTGACGATGTACTGCATGTGCTCGTTTCTCAGGTTCACTCTTGTCTGGCCTCCGATGGGCCCCCCTGGGACTGTGCTTCCTACAGGTACAACACAGCGCACAAGTTAAATCTCTAGTCTGCACCGTGTAGAGCTGCCCTTGCTGTGAGAAACGGGAGGAAGGTGGCCGGTCGCATGGATACCCTGCTCCTCGTCCTCAAGCAATGGTGTTCCCAAGTTGCCAGcacagccagagctgcagggcaggcagccctACAGCAAATGTCTGGCTGTGCTCGAGCCATCGAACACCACCTGCATCTCTTCCGAGTGTGCTGCCGTTCCCCAGCGCTGGCCGCCTATCACCTTCGAAATACTAAACCTAGCAGAGTATGCAAAGAAGGGAAAGATGCAGTACCTTTCCAAGTGCCCAAGGGAAATTACTAACTGAATGGAAAGAGGGGGAAACGGACATCAATTGGACATGGGGTTGGGCTCCTCTGTGACTTACTGAAGTCTGCATCGATAAAGATGGGCTCAGCGCCGGTCACCTTTGCCATAGCCTCCAGGTCACGGTAGTGCCAGCGGTTTTTCTCAATGTTGTTTTCAGGCACAAAAGGTTTCCGGGTTTCTGATAACCTCACCACCCCAGTGAGATCGATTTCATCTTCAATCTGAAGAGAagtgcagaggagaaaaaaggaatctTTCAAGGTTCATTTCATATTCTGGCATACCATGTTCTGGTAGAAAAATACGGCACTTGCCGGGTCTGATTACAAATCAAGTGGTGGTGCCCTGCAGTGGGGCAGTGCTGTaacacagcagggaaaaaggCAGATCAAGAACAGCTCCTTGCTTGTGAAAGACATTATTTACTTAACAAAAAGGTGGGAAGAAAAGGTTTATCTTCTTTGAAAAGTGCAATGACGATTTCAGTAACCCCCCATGATGCTGAACACGGCTATTGCCTTTCTTGGTTTGTCAGTAGTGCCTCTGGGTAATCACAGGGCAGAAGGCAATACGCAGCGTTCCCTGTGTCCCCCTTACCTGTCCCTTCAGCCTGGTCTCCGgtttcaatttctttttggGCACAAATCCTCGGTTGACTAAAATCGTGACCCTGGAGTTACATAAAGAAGTATGGCTCATGAGTGAAAGGAAATTTATTCTTGCTGCTCCCTAGAACTAAGTACCAAAGAAAGAAGCAACCCATATGTTTGGTGCCACTTTTTTGTCATCCGAGTGCACATTATAAGGGACTTCAAAAACAATTTCTAATTGAGCCTCAATGACCTAACAGCCTGTGAGAGATGCCTTTTAAGGGAGAGGGAGCAATTTATATAACCCCAACTGCTGTGattcagcttttcaaaacaaGTGAGTTGCTCACATGAACCATGACTTTCATTAACTTACCCTAGTTCTGTGCAGTAGAAAGGAGTAATGACATTTGCTCCATTTTCCGGGTGGGATGTCAGCCGCCCGGCTTCTCTGGCTTCTCGCTCAGGATCCACAAGTGACCGTGGCAAAATATAGAGTTCCTTGGAGTGGTCAAAACGCCCTCGGACCTTTACAGGTCTGTACTCCAATTCCTTCAATTCCATGGGGCTGCATGGaacaagatgaaaacaaaatcatggCTGCGATAGGCAAATCAAATTAGGGGATTCTACCATGGCATTATCCTTCTCCCTCATGGTTCACTCTTAGGCCAGTTGgcaaacagaaatggaagacaAATGCCTCATGGAGTAAGCAGCTGgcttaatattttattactgcCACAGTGAATCAAATCGAGATGATTGTGAGTATCCAGAGAGCAGTTCTTTTCCCCGATATCTGCAGCCCAGTGCCACTTCAATGGCACACAGAGCTGATCAGCAGGTGGATACGCTGCATGTGCATCCAGCCAACAGGGAGCATTTCTTTCCCATCCCAGACCATGAAATCGAACGACAAAACTGTTTTGACAGTTGTGCCATGTGGCCAAGTGACCTTAAAAATCTCTCTCATATCTGACACAACTGCTCCACGCTTGGGGTAGGGCCTGCTATTGATCCAAGACTCCCTGTTGCAGGAATAATCCCTTTGGGAGGTCACAGACACCAGCTACCAAGTCCTCCTTCTTCAGGAGGGTTACATATGGTACGAACTACATACCGCATTCTCCTGAACAGAGATTCATCCTTTTTACATGCATTTAGAGTACCCCACAGGGAAGCGTTCACTTATTCTCTtactaaaaataagaaaattaaggGGATGTCTATCTTTCTAATTTGCTTGCACGTCCTGATTACCACTGCATTCCTTCATTTTCATGCATTCAGTTTAGCATAAGCTCATTAGTGCAGAGACCATTCTAACATCCCCAGCACACACTCCATGCCCTGTAGACAATAAATGCCATCTCAGTTCCATACTCTAGCGTCAGAGGGATGGGCTCTGCTGTAATTCTTGATGCCAGTTGTGCAATCAAATCTAATTTCCACTTTCGTCGCTGAACCTGAAAGTAAACACAAAAGTAATTCCTTATGGTAGAACAGAGCAATGTAATAATCCCAGTGAGCCTTAAAATCTTTGTCATAAGTTTCTCCTCAGACCTGGCCTAAAACAGGGTAATTTGAGATAGGGAAATGAAGGCTACTGACATTAATTTGaggaaatatttatatgaaataCAAGTGTAAAAAATAAGAATCTCTCCTTTAAAGACTTACAAATGGGcacttggaaaacagaaatgtaaaataacagcaaatCTTTACGCTGTATGTGATTTGAACTAGATTAAACAGccagagatggaaaaacatGACAGCCCTCAAGTGCTCATCTCttgaaaaaatgcaatatttgtACCTGCCAAGTGCCGAGACAGAACGTGGTCAGAGGGACCAGAAAAAGACCCCATTTGAGTAAGACGTCCTCTCCAGATGCATCAGCAGCTGTTGTGGAACTTCGTGGTCTGCGGAACCTCAAACAAACAtctagagaaaaacagaatgagGAATAGGATTTGTACAGGAGAGGAGATGCCAAATTCCTGCAGAAAATGTCACCTCTTGGTATAAGGTTGAAACAGGGCAGAAGCCCAAGCAAATCTTTTCTTACCTTTAGTCTGCTGGACCAGACCAGAACCTGCTTTAGTTAGGGGATACctaaaaaatgttcttctgaTCAAGCAATGTGATAGctacatgaaataaataaaaagaaaaaaagatcctttGTAGTGTCTCTGCTTTGTAAAATTTGTTTctagatgacatcagttgccTCAATgattgcattaatttttttttacccatgGAGATAAGTCTCATCTGAGCAACTGCCTGTGAAATGCTACAGGTTAggttataattaaaaaaaaaaaaaaatcaaattccaGTTACAGAGCTGACCATAGCACAGCAAATGATCTATCCCTTTCCATCCACGCTACCAGCAAACGCAGACACCATCTGCACAAGGGCAGAGTTACAGCCTTTCTGCCACCGATTCCGCTCGCTTTTAGCACCGCCTCGCCCGGTGCAGCGAAGCCGGTCCCCGCACCGCGACGGGGGGCACGAACCCTCCGCAGCCAAAGCCCGGGCCCCGGCAAGGTCAGGGCGGCGGCTGGGGGAGCCCGGCCGGGCGCAGGCACAGCGCCGAGCACCGCGGGGGGACGGGCCCCGGGCGGGATCGGGGCCTcacccggcccggcccggccttcCTCAGCCCGCACCCGGCCCGGCTTCCCTGAGCCCGCACCCGGCTCCCCTCAGCtccgctcc is a window of Pelecanus crispus isolate bPelCri1 chromosome 9, bPelCri1.pri, whole genome shotgun sequence DNA encoding:
- the RPL7A gene encoding large ribosomal subunit protein eL8 — translated: MPKGKKAKGKKVAPAPAVVKKQEAKKVVNPLFEKRPKNFGIGQDIQPKRDLTRFVKWPRYIRLQRQRSILYKRLKVPPAINQFTQALDRQTATQLLKLAHKYRPENKQEKKQRLLARAEQKAAGKGDAPTKRPPVLRAGINSVTTLVENKKAQLVVIAHDVDPIELVVFLPALCRKMGVPYCIIKGKARLGRLVHRKTCTSVAFTQVNPEDKGALAKLVEAVKTNYNDRYDEIRRHWGGNVLGPKSVARIAKLEKAKAKELATKLG
- the SURF1 gene encoding surfeit locus protein 1, producing MATWRLLLRAGPRLLRERRERLSHCLIRRTFFRYPLTKAGSGLVQQTKDVCLRFRRPRSSTTAADASGEDVLLKWGLFLVPLTTFCLGTWQVQRRKWKLDLIAQLASRITAEPIPLTLDPMELKELEYRPVKVRGRFDHSKELYILPRSLVDPEREAREAGRLTSHPENGANVITPFYCTELGVTILVNRGFVPKKKLKPETRLKGQIEDEIDLTGVVRLSETRKPFVPENNIEKNRWHYRDLEAMAKVTGAEPIFIDADFRSTVPGGPIGGQTRVNLRNEHMQYIVTWYGLCAATSFLWYRKFIQKIPL